The following nucleotide sequence is from Streptomyces leeuwenhoekii.
GAGGCCGGCGCCGCGGTCGACCGCCCCCTGACGGCTCTCACGCCCGGCTTTGCCGCCCGCCGGCGAACCGGCACACATGGTCCGCGTGGTGCGGTCCAGTTCATACGGTCCGCGCGGTGCGGCCAACACGCACAGCCCGCGGGTGCGTCCGGCACCTGGGGTCCGCGACGCGCGGCCGGCGCATGGCCCGCGTGGCGACCGACACGTCGTCCGCGATGCGGGGGCCGGCACACGTGAACCTGACGCACCGCGCGGACGGTCACACGTGAACGTGACGCACCGCGCGGACCGGCACACGTGAAGGTGGCGCGCCGCGCGGACGGCAGACGCGACGTGGCGCGCCGCGCGGACCGGCACACGTGGCCCGCGTGGCGCGGACCGGTCCGTCATCCGCCTCGCGCGAACCGGCGTCCTGTGCGGCCCGGGCCGCACAGGACGCCTGAGAGCTCACCGGCGCTCGCCCACCGGCGACGCGCGCTCCGCTCACTCGGGTACGCGGTGGCCTTCCCTTCTCAGGGGCGTCGGCGCCGCCGGAAGGTCCCTCCCGCCCGGCCCCGGCCGGTGCCGCCCGAAGCGCCGCACCAGCGGGGTCTCCACGCACCGGTACAGGACGAAGGAGGCCGCCAGCGCCACCATGAGCAGGGCGAGCACCAGGAGCGCGCCGGTCGTCAGGGAGAACGTCCGGGTCGGCCCGATCAGCTCGGCAGCGGTCATGATGACGATCCAGTGGACCATGTAGAACGCGAAGGAGAGCTCGCCCAGGTACACCATCGCCGGCCTGCGGAACACCGAGGCGGTGCGCTCCCGGTCCGCGACCGCGGCGGCGGCGATGAGGGGCGCCGTCCACACGGTCGCCAACCCCGCCGTGCCCGCCAGGTACGGCAGATACAGGGCGATCACATATCCGGCGACGGCCAGGGCGAAGGCCGGGACCAGACCGATCCTCGGCCACCGGCCCGCTGCCACGATCCTGGCCAGGAGGATGCCCAGGACGAATTCGAGCGCGCGGACCGGCGGGAAGAAGTACACGAACCACACCTGGGTGAAGGACACCTCTCCGGACACGGAGAAGGCCACCAGCCGGGGCTGGTCGGTCACCACGTACGTGGCGACGAGGAACATGCCCGCGATGAGCACGAGCACCGCCCCGGCCGCCGGCCACAGCCACTCCACGCGTATCCGGCGCACGAGCGGCAGCAGGGCGGGGAAGGCCAGGTAGAAGAAGAACTCGCACGCCAGCGACCAGGCCACCCCGTTGACGGCCGAGCTGGTCTGGATGCTGGGGAACCACGCCTGCTGCAAGGTCAGCGAGGCGAGCCAGTCGACCGCCCGGGTCGGCCGGGCCGTGCTCAGCACCAGGATGGCCGCCAGGCCGAAGGTGACCAGGTGCATGGGGCCGATCTTCACCAGACGGCGGCGCCAGAAGGACCGCGCCGTGTCGTCGGAACGCGCGGTCCAGGTGAGTACGAATCCGCTCAGGATGAAGAAGAAGCCGACCCCGTAAGAGCCCGAAAGGGCAAATGCCTCCCGCAGTTCCTTCCCCGCGTCGCCGGGAATGAGCTGGGTGTACCAGACGACGTGCGTGGCGAATACCATGAGGGCCGCCACGAATCGCAGTCCCGTCAAGGACGGCAGCCGGGACGGGACCGCCTGCGCCGGTGCGTACGTACGGCCCACGTCGCTCGGGCCTGTTCCCTGGGTCACCATGTGATCACCAGGGCCGGTGTGATTCCTGATTGCGCGGAAAGGGCAGCGCGCGATATCGGATAGCCTGACAACGAGCAGCCTCCGTACTGGAAAGCGGACGCGACTGGGGGTCGGCAGGCTATCCGCGGTTCGCCCCGCGGCGGGTAATTGCCCGGTAACCGCGCCCTCATGGCGCCATTACCGGGTGGTGAGCGCGAGCGGGGGAGGCGGACCGGCACCGGGCCCGGGCGGGAGCCGGTGCGGCGCCGGGGCGGCCAGGCAGGCCCGAGGGGGACAGCCGCCCCGCGGTGTTCGGGTGTCCGCCCGGCGGGCCGTACCCTCCGTGCTCAGCCGGCGTCCAGTCCCATCGTGCGGAGCTTCGGCTCGATGACCACCCGGCAGTACGGCTGGGCAGGGTTCTTGCCGTAGAAGTCCTGCTGCTCCGGGTCCGCCTCGAAGAACTGCTGGTAGGGCCGGAGGTCGGTCACGATGTCCTTGCCGATGTCCCGCCGCACCCGGCGCATGACCTGTTCGGAACGCACCCGCTGGTCCTCGTCGGCGTAGAAGATCGTCGAGTGGTAGACGGTCCCGTGGTCCGCGCCGCTCTGGTTCGGCGTGGTCGGGTCGTGGCTCTGGAAGAAGAGGGCCAGGATCTCCTCCAAGGAGATGTCGTCCGGCCGGAAGGTGACCTGTACCGCCTCGACGAATTTCTGCGGGTTGAGCCCGTAGCGCTGGTACGCCTCGTAGTCGGGCGGGGGCCCGTGGTCCCCGGCGAATCCCACGACGCTCGAGGTGATACCGGGAGTTCGGCGTGCCACCGCGTCAAAGGACCAGAAACAACCCGGGCCGAGCGTCAGAGTCTCTGTTCCCTCGTTCACGGACTGTGCGTCGGTCATCGGAACCATCTCCAGACTCTCGTCCGCATGGTGCGCCCGATCGTAGCAGCGGTGAACCGGTTCAGCCGGTGGGAAGGAAACACCGAGCGGGCCCCGGCCGTCACGCGGGCCGCAGCGGTAGGGTGCGGCGGGCACGGAAAGGACACCCGCCGTACCGTCCGGGGCGCGCCGAGCAGCTCGACGCCACCTGCGCCGCCTTCGACGCGGCCGGCGCCCGCACGGTCCGGCTCCATGTCAGCGCGCCCCTGCACTCCCGGTACATGCGCGGCGCGGCCGAGGAGTTCGCGCGCTTCCTCGACGGCTTCACCCTGCGGCCGCCGCGGATCCCGGTGCTGGCCAACGTCGATGCCCTGCCCTACACCGCGGACAGCCTGAAGGAGCGCCTGGCGGCGCAGATCGCCTCGCCGGTCCGCTGGACCGAGACCGTCCGCAGACTGGTGGGCCACGGCGACTTCGCCTTCGTCGAACTGGGCCCCGGCCAGGTGCTCACCAAGCTGGTCGCCCGCATCAGGGCGGCGGCCGAGCCGATCCCGTCCACCGCACCGGCCTCCGCCACCGCACCGGCCTCCGCCACCGCACCGGCCTCGCCCGCCGCCGTCCCGGCCTCGCCCGCCGCCGTCCCGGCACCTCCCGCCACCGTCCCGGCACCTCCCGCCACCGTCCCGGCGCCCCCCGCCGCCGGGGTCCCGGAGGGCCGCCGCGAGCGCGCGATCGACGCCGAATCGCTCGGCCCCCGCACCTTCCGCGAGCGGTACGGGCTGCGCCGCGCCTATCTGCTGGGGTCCCTCTACGGCGGTGTGTCCGCCCCGGAGATGCTGCGGTCGGCGGCCAAGGCGGGCCTATTCGGCTTCCTCGGCGCCGGCGGGCTCAGCGTGGACGAGACGGAACGCCACCTGCGCGCCCTGACCGACGACCTGGGCCTCGGCGGCTCCTTCGGCGTCAACGTGCTCTACCGGCACGGAGCGCCGGAACAGGAGGCGGCACTGGTCGATCTGCTGCTGCGGCGCGGGGTCGGCCTCGTCGAGGCGTCCGGCTTCCCCATGATGACCGAAGGGCTGGTCCGCTTCCGGCTCAAGGGCGGCCGCATCCTGGCGAAGGTGTCCAGGACCGACGTCGCGGCCGAGTTCCTCGCACCCCCGCCGACGGCCCTCGTCGAGCGACTGCTCGCGGCGGGCGCGGTGACCGAGGCCGGGGCACGGGCCGCGGCGGGCCGGCCATGGCGGACGACCTCTGCGTCGAAGCGGCCGGCGGCTGGCTGCACACCACCGCGGATGCGCTGACGCCCTTTCCGCCGTGCTGCGGCTGCGGGACGAGACCGCCCTGTCCGGCCACCGGGTGCACGTCGGATGCGCCGGCGGCATCGGCACCCCGGAGGCGGCCGCCGCGGCGTTCCTGCTCGGAGCCGACTTCGTGACGACCGGCTCGGTCAACCAGTGCACCGTCGAGGCCGCCACCAGCGACGCCGTCGAGGACCTCCTGCAAGAGGCCGGCGAGTACGACATCGACACCGCCCCCTGGGGCGAGATGTTCGAACTCGGGGTGCGGGCGCGCTACCTCGAGCGCGGACTGTTCTTCCCCGCCCGCGCCTCCAGGCTCTACGAGCTGTGGCGCCGGCACCCCTCCCTCGACGCGTTCGACGACGACACCCGCGCCCAGGTGCTCGACCGCTACCTGGGCGGCGAGCCGCCGCTGCCCGTGCCCCCCGACGCGGGGCCCCGGGCGGAACTGGCCGCCCTGCTCCGCCGCTACTTCGAGCGGGGCTTCCGCCTGGCGGTGACGGGCGACGAGCGGTCCAGGGTCGACTACCTGATCCACTGCGGCCCGGCGATGGGCGCGTTCAACCAGACGGTCGCCAGCTCGGACCTGCGCGACTGGCGGGCCCGGACGGTCGCGGCGGTCGCCGACACCCTCATGGACGGCGCGGCGGCCCACGTCACCGGCCGGCTGAGGAGCCTGCACGAGACCCGGAACGAGTGACCACCGCCCCGGCGGGCGACACGCCCCCGCCGCGCCCCGCCCCGGCCACGTCCCCGCCCGCACGCGACACCCGGCGCGTGCGCGGACCCGCCTGACAGGAGTGCACCATGACCACCGAGACGCCCAGCGAGCCCTTGATCTTCAACCCGTTCACCCCGGACTTCATGAACGACCCCAACCCGCACTACGCGGAGCTGCGCAGGCATGTGCCGGTGCACGAGCACCCGGGCGGCTTCTGGATGCTGTCCCGCTACGAGGACGCGTCCGCGCTGATGCGCTCCGGGCTCTCCGTCGAGCAGCGCCATGTCGCCCCGGGGCCGTTCCGCGACGCGTACGCGAAGGCCGGCGTCACGGACCAGCCGAGGCCGAAGGGGCTCGCCCTGCTGGACCGCGACGCACCCGACCACACCCGGCTGCGCAAGCTGGTCACCATGGCGTTCACCGCGCGCGCCGTCAACGCGATGGAGGGGGAGATCCGCTCCCTCGTCGACGAGGCACTGGACCGGATCGCCGCGGACGGCGGCGGGGACCTGGTCGAAGCGCTCGCCTTCCCGCTGCCGTTCACCGTGATCTCGCGGATGCTCGGCATGCCCCCGACCGACACCGTGCGCATGCGCACGCTCACCCACACCCTGATGCGCTCGGTGGAACCCACCACCGACCCCGAGGTGATGAGGGCCGTCGAGGCGGCCGACGCCGAACTGTTCGACATCGTCGGCGAAGCCGTCGACTGGAAGCGGCAGAACCCGGCCGACGACCTGCTCACCGCCCTCATCACCGCCGAGGACCACGGCGACGTCCTCAGCCGGGACGAACTGATCGCCCAGGTCACCATGTTGTACGTGGCGGGACACGAGACGACCGTGAACCTGATATCGGGCGGCACCCTCGCCCTGCTGCGCAACCCCGGCCAACTGCGGCTGCTGCGCGACAAGCCCGAGCTGGAGCAGAACGCGATCGAGGAACTGCTCCGCTACGACGCCCCCGTGCACAACAGCCGGCGCATCACCGCGGAGCCCTACGAGGTGGGCGGCCACGAGATCCCGCCCGGCTCGTTCATCCTCGCCAACCTGGCCGGGGCCAACCGCGACGAGTCGTACTTCGGTCCGGACGCGGAGGAGCTCCGGCTGGACCGGGAGAACGCGCGCCGCCACGTCTCCTTCGGCGGCGGCATGCACCTGTGCCTCGGCGCGGCGCTGGCCCGGATCGAGGGCAGGGTGGCCATCGGCGGGCTGGTGCGGCGCTTCCCCGGCCTGGAACTGGCCGGCGAGGTCGAGTGGAACGGCCTGCTCAGCCTGCGCGGGGCGGCACGGCTGCCCGTTCGGGTGTGAGCCGCGGCGCCACCGGCGCACACCCGAGGGGGGCCGCCGGGCCCCCTCCGGACCCCGCCCACCCGGACGGCGAGAGCCCGGTCCGGGCGACGGCACGGACAGCGAAGCACGGACAACGGCAGTGACGAAGAACGGATCGTGCGATGACGAGCGTTGACCACAGCACCGCGAGCACCGTCGCGGACCTCCCGGTCGCCGAGCGGCGGGACGACGCGTGGCGGACCCTGAGCGCCCGGGGAGAGGTGGTGCCCCTGGCGGACGGCCTCGCGGTGACCATCCTCGCCGTCGTCAAGGCGGTGCTCCGGGAGCCGGGCCGGTTCTCCATCCTGACGAGCGGGCCACGCGGAACCCCACGTCGTCGATGCGGAAGGAGGGGTGGCTGCGCCGCCGCACCGAGGCCCGGCAACTCCAGTGCTCGTCGGACCAGCCTCCGCCCCGCAGCGCCCGATAGGTGCCGTAGACCTCGGCGTCGTAGAGGTCCCAGCACCAGTCCCACACATTGCCCAGCATGTCGTACAGGCCCCAGGCGTTGGGCCGCCTGCCGCCGACGGGACGCACCCGCCCGTCCGCGTTGCCCCGGTACCAGGCGATCTCGTCGAGCGGGCCGTACCGAGGGCCGGTGGTGCCCGCACGGCAGGCGTGCTCCCACTCGGCTTCCGTCGGCAGCCGGTACCCGTCGGCCGAGGTGTCCCAGGCGGCCACCCCGGCATCGGGACGCAGCTCGTAGGCGGGCGTCAGCCCCGCAAGCCGGGACAGGTCGTTGCAGAACCGGACCGCGTCCCACCACGAGACCTCTTCGACCGGCAGCCGGTCGCCTCGGGCGGTGCTCGGCCGCAGGCCGGTGATCCGCTCGTACGACGCCTGGGTGACCGGGTACGCCGCCATCTCGAACGGCGCCACCTCGACCTGCCAGCTCCGCCGCGTGCGCCGGTCCGACAGCGTCACCCGCCCCGGCGGCACCGTGACCGTCTCGATTCCCGCGCCCCTGTCCACGACGGACCACCCTAGCGGCCGTCACCATACCGGTGGCTGACGGGCCGTCGGCCCGCCGATGGATATCGGTCCATAAACCGGTCTAGCCATAGCTTGGGGACACTGATCCCTTCTCCAAACCCAGACAGACGGGGGTGCGGAGCGCCCGCTGGTAACGATTGGGCATCACGGCGGAAATCTCAGCTTCACCGGTTAATCACCGGCTGACATAGTGCCGACATCTCACCCGCAGAGCTGAGCAGCATTCCTGAAGGAGCTGGGCACATGGGGAAGAGGAAGGCGCTCACCGGAGCGCTTCTGGCCACCGCGATCCTGACCGTCGCGGGATGCAGCGGCGCGGGCACGGCCTCCGGCGAGACCGCCAAGGCGCCCGCCGATCCCGCCGACGCCACGGGCACCATCAAGGTCCTGACATCGCGCACCGACCTCGTCCAGGACGGGACGATGGACGAGTACGCCGCCGAGTTCAACAAGATCCACCCCAAGGTGAAGGTGAAGTTCGAGGCCCTCACCGACTACGAGGGGGAGGTCAAGATCCGAATGAACACCGACGACTACGGCGACGTCCTGATGATCCCCGGTGTCGTCACCAAGAACGACTACCCGAAGTTCTTCGCGCCCCTGGGCACCGCCGAGGAGATGCGTGCCGAGTACCGCTTCAGCGACAGCACCGAGGTCGGCGGCAAGGTCTACGGCATCGCCCAGTTCGGCGCGGCCAACGGCTTCGTCTACAACAAGGCCGTGTGGAAGAAGGCCGGCATCACCGGGTGGCCGGCCTCGCCCGAGGAGTTCCTCGACGACCTGCGGACGATCGAGGCCAGGACGGACTCCCTGCCGTACTACACGAACTTCAAGGACGCCTGGCCGCTGACCGGCTGGACCAACAACGTCGGCTCGGCCGGATGCGACGCCGAGGCCAACAACAAGCTCGCCGGGGCGGTCTCCCCCTGGAAGCGGGGCGGCGATCTGCGACTGATCGACACGCTCCTGTACGACATCGTCAAGGAGGGGCTCTCCGAGAAGGACCCCAGCACCACCAACTGGGAAGCCTCCAAGGGAATGATCGCCAAGGGGGAGATCGCCACCATGCAACTGGGCTCCTGGGCCATCAAGCAGATGCGGGAGGCCGCGGAGAAGGCCGGCACCGACCCCGACGAGATCGGGTACATGCCGTTTCCCGTGCAGAAGGACGGCAAGTTCTGCACCATGGTCGCCAGCGACTACCAGCAGGCGGTCAGCATCCACTCCGAGCACAAGGCCGCTGCCCGGGCCTGGATCGACTGGTTCACGAACGAGTCGGGCTACTCGGAGAACGAGGGAGCCGTGCCCGCGGTGAAGACCTCTCCCATGCCGAGCACGCTCAAGGACCTGGTTGACAACGATGTCGTCTTCGTGGAGCGCTCCGATGCGAAGGCCGCCCAGGTCAACGCGATCGACAACGCGGCGGAGATCGGCCTGAACAAGCCCGATTACCGCCAGCAGTTGATCGACCTCGCGCGGGGCGCGCGCAAGGGTGGCCTGGACGACTTCTTCGCGGACCTCGACAAGAGGTGGAACGAGGCGGCCGCGACGGCCGGGTCCTGAGCGGCGGCCGGCCCCGGCCCCGGCCGCATGGCTTACCGCCCGTCGGCCACCGGCGGACCACACGAGGCCGGTGGCCGACGGGCACCACCGGCCGTGCAGCGGTTGCGCCGTCCGGCGGCGGGCCTTCATCCCTGCGGGGCATCGTGCCGGGGGGACCGGCCGTGTCTCCGTGTCGATGATCCGACCAACGCCGGGCGGCTGCCACACTCGCGTTCGATCATGCAGCGCCGGCCGGCGAGGGAGTCGACACGTGTGGAGCAGAGCGCGCTGGACCGCGGGAGCCGCGGCGGGAACACTGGTCCTCGATATCTTCTGGGGCGCGGGAGCGCACGGATACGGCGGTCAGGGGGCCGGTGCCCCGCTCAAGGGGCTCGACCGGTCCCGTACGGCGCCGATCCCGGTTGTCCGGGACGGTGCCGTGCTGAGCGGGACGGACACCCGTCCCTTCCGGATGCTCGGGGTCACCTGGGACGACCCGGACGCCCACCTGGCCGCGACGGTGGAGGTGCGCACCCGGGCGGTGGGGACGGCACGGTGGTCCGGGTGGCTGAAGCTGGACGGTGACGACGCCCACGGTGAGGAAACCGCGCTGCGGGGCGGCACCGCCCCGGTGTGGGTGGGGCCGTCCGACGGTGTGGAGGTGCGGGTCGGCCCGGCGCCGGACGGCTCCTTCGCGCTGCCCGAGGGGCTGCGGCTGGACCTGGTCGATCCGGGGCCGGGTGGGCCCGCCGGATCCGCCGGGCCCGCGCCGCTCGCCGAGTCGGTGACGGCCTCCCAGGCCGCCGCGGCCCCGCGTCCGGCGATCGTCTCGCGCGCCGGGTGGGGCGCGGACGAGTCCCTGAGCCCGGAGGCCCCCGCCTATCTGCCGGGCGGCAAGGTCAAGGCGGTGGTGGTCCACCACACCGCCGGATCCAACACCTACACCTGCGCCGAGGCCCCGGCCGTACTGCGCGGCATCCACGCCTACCATGTGCAGCAACTGGGGTGGAAGGACATCGGCTACAACTTCCTCGTCGACAAGTGCGGCACGCTCTACGAGGGGCGCAAGGGCGGCGTCGACCGCGCGGTCCTGGCGGCACACGCCTACGGTTTCAACACGGAGACCAGCGGCATCGCGGTGCTGGGCAACTACACGGACGTCACCCCGGCCGGAGCGGTCCTGGACTCCGTGGCGAAGCTGGCGGCGTGGAAGCTCGGCCAGTACGGCGTCTCTCCGACGGGCACCACCACGCTCACCGCCGGTGCCGCCGGCCGCAACCACGCCGGCGCGACCTGGGCCAAGGGGGCGAAGCTGAGCTTCCCCACGATCCACGGGCACCGCGACGGTTACAACACCGAGTGCCCCGGCGAGCGGCTGTACGCCCAACTGCCCACCATCCGCGCCCGGGCCGCGGCGTCCGCCGCGGCCACCTCGGCCGGGAGCAGCCGGGGCGGCGCGGCACCGGCGCCCGAGGGGAACGCCCTGGCTCTGCCGCGGAGCTGAGGCGTGGTCGGCGCGGGGCCGGTCCCGCTCGCACCGGCCCCGCCCGGCGGCGCCCGGGCGGTGGCGGCGATTTCAAGAAGTTCTGTCGCCTTTGTTGACGGAGAGTCGGGCGGGCTGCACATTACTTAGCGGTAGAACCGTTCAGTAACTCAGTGTTCCCCTGTCGTCGCCGGGGTGCGGGCCGTCCATGGGCGCGTGACCGCCGTCGACCTCCCTGCGAGCCGCCGAGTCCCCACCCGTACGCCGCCGGGCACCGCCGTGCCCGGGTCCGGCATGCCCGACTCCGAGGAGAGTACGGATGCCCAGACGCGCCCTCCGCCGTGCCCTGGCGGCGGTGGCCACCGCCGTGAGCGCGGTGGCCGTCGGCCTGGCCACCCCCACCGCGCACGCCGCCGAACCCCTGACGTACGTCGCCCTGGGCGACAGCTACAGCGCGGGCTCCGGCATCCTCCCCACCGATCCCCGGGCCCCGCTGCTCTGCCTGCGGTCCACGCTCAACTACCCGAACGTCATCGCCGGGCGCACCGGCGCCGCCCTCACGGACGTCACCTGCGGCGGCGCCCAGACCAAGGACTTCTCCGCGGCCCAGTACCCGGGCGTGCCCCCGCAGCTCGACGCCGTGGGCAGCGGCACCCGGCTGGTGACCCTGACGATCGGCGGCAACGACAACAACACCTTCATCGGCGCCCTGCTGGCCTGCGGCACCGCGGGCATCGCCACCGGGGGACAGGGCAGCCCCTGCAAGACCCTCTACGGCAGCACGTTCGAGGACCGGATCGAGGACAGCACCTACCCGGCGGTGAAGGCGTCCCTGCGGAAGATCCGGGCCAAGGCCCCCGCCGCACAGGTCGCCGTCCTCGGCTACCCGTGGATCCTGCCGCCCACGGCGGATCCGTCCTGCTACGCCAAGATGCCGATCGCCTCCGGCGACGTGCCCTATCTGCGCGGCATCCAGGCGCGCCTCAACGCGGTCATCGCACGCGCGGCCCAGGAGACCGGGACCACGTACGTGGACTTCTCCCGGACGTCGGAGGGGCACGACGCCTGCCGGGCCGCCGGAACCCGCTGGGTGGAGCCGTTGCTCTTCGGGACCAACGTGGTGCCCGTGCACCCCAACGCCCTGGGGGAGAGGCGCATGGCCGAGCAGACGCTGACGGCCGTGGGCCTCGGCTGACCCGGCTGCCGCCCGCCGTCGCGCCCGCCCGTGTCACGCACCGGGGCCGCCCGACCGGCGGCCCCGGCCGTTCCGGGCGACGCGACGGGCGGTCAGCCGAGGGCCCGGAGGAGTTCGTTGCACGCCTGTTCGCAGGAGCGGCAGGCCTCGGCACACAGACGGCAGTGCTCGTGCATGTCCGCGTGTGTGGAGCACTCGTCGGCGCACGCCTTGCAGGCGGTGGCACAGGCCGTCAGGATCGCCCGGGTGACGTTGGCGTCGTAGCCGGTGTGCCGGGACAGCACGGCGGCGGTGGCCTCGCAGATGTCCGCGCAGTCCATGTCGGTGCGGATGCACTTGGTGAGCTCGCCGACCATGCCCTCGGACAGACACGCGTCCGCACACGCCGTACACGCCTGGGCGCAGGCGATGCACTCCTCGACGCAGCGGGCGAGCCGGTCGCGGTCGATCCCGCCCAGGTCGGCCGGATAGGTGGCGAGCATGTCCTTGACCGTCGTCATCACCGGTCACCTCCTCCTGATCGGTCAGGGGGAGGGGCGCGGCCGGGCGGGTCGCGCCGCCTCCTCCGCTGTCCCCTGCCGGGTTGGCCGCGACCGGCGGCGCAAACGCGGCCGGACCGTCTTCCCCCCGGCCCGCCGCCGTTCGGCGCGGCGGGCCGGGGGAAAGGAAGGAGGCGGCGGCTGCCGTGCGGGCCACCGTCGGTGGTTCAGGACGCGGGCGGCATCTCAACGGCGCGCGAGTCGAGGCCGGGGCGCGTGCCCGCCCACCCGCCGCGGGTGAAGTCGGGAATCTCGACAGGTCGGCCGTCCCTGGCCAGGGACGCGGCGCTGAGCGGGACCGGAGCGCACCAGGCCGCCGAGTCGTAGACGTCGATGTCCGGGGCGAGGCCGAGGCGCATGAGCTGGACCGTGCGCCACTGCATGACGTAGTCCATGCCGCCGTGGCCCCCGTTGTTCGCCGCGTCGTCACCCACCGTCCGCCACAGCCAGTGGTCGAACTCCGTGCGGTAGCCGGCGAAGTCACGCCAGGTGTGACCGCCGTGGTCCGGTTCGAGGTAGACCCGCGCGCCGGTGGGCGCCGGACCCGTGTAGTCCTCGACGATGCCGCGGCTGCCGGCGAGGCTGTTGATCCGGCTGTAGGGCCGGGGCGAACTCACGTCGTGCTCCGCCCGGATCGTCCGCCCCTTCTCCGTCTCGATCAGACAGGTGACCAGGTCACCGTTGATGTACGTCTCCTTCCAGGAAGGATGGCTCCGGGGGACGAAGCGCTCGCGGTAGTCGGCCAGCCCCTTCGGCGCGGTGGAGGTGGCGCGAAGCGTGGTCATCCGGTCGCCGCGGTTGATGTCCATGGCCCCCGCGATCGGGGCCAGCCCGTGCATGGGATACAGGGAAGCGGTGCTGCGGGTGTGCCACAGCCGCCGCCAGGAGTCGGTGTAGTAGGTGTCGGAGAAGAGCAGTTCCCGCAGGTCGTGCAGGTAGCCCCCGTGACCGTTGGTGATGTCCCCGAACAGGCCGTCGTGCGCCATCTTGAGCACGGCGAGCTCGTTGCGGCCGTAGCAGCAGTTCTCGGCGAGCATCAGGTGCCTGCGGGTCCGCTCGGAGGTGTCGACGAGATCCCACAGTTCGGGCAGCTCCGTCGCGACGGGGAGTTCGACCATGGCGTGCCTGCCGCTCAGCAGCGCCGCCCGGCCCTGCTCGTGGTGGAACTCCCACGGCGTGGCGATGTAGACCAGATCGATGTCGTCGCGCTTCAGCATCTCGGTGTAGGCGTCCGCCGAGCCGCCGAATTCGGCGGGGCGCGGCTCACCCCTGCTCACCAGGCGGTCCGCGGCGCGCTTGGCCCGGTCGGCGCGGATGTCGCAGACGGCGGTCACGGTGCAGCCGGGGACGGCGGCCCACCCCGTGATCATGCCCGCGCCCCGGTTGCCCAGGCCGATCACACCGACGCGGACGGTCCGGTGGACGTCGAACGGCACACCGATCATCGACTTCTGGCCGGGTCTGCGACGGGGAGCCTGCCCGGTGGCCGCCGAGGCGGTCTGCGCCGAACCGGCGATTCCGGCCGCGAGCGCCCCGGTGGCGACGGCTCCGCCCAGGAGCAACCGGCGGGAGACGGCGGGGGTTTCCGACATGGTGGCAACGCTCCTCGCTGGGTGGCTGACAGCACTGTCGGGGCATGACTCTGCGGGCTCGCCGCGTTCATGTCAATATGTGCTCGTAGTCGAGCTGTTTCGAGCACGACCGAGCACGGGACCCG
It contains:
- a CDS encoding SGNH/GDSL hydrolase family protein; the encoded protein is MPRRALRRALAAVATAVSAVAVGLATPTAHAAEPLTYVALGDSYSAGSGILPTDPRAPLLCLRSTLNYPNVIAGRTGAALTDVTCGGAQTKDFSAAQYPGVPPQLDAVGSGTRLVTLTIGGNDNNTFIGALLACGTAGIATGGQGSPCKTLYGSTFEDRIEDSTYPAVKASLRKIRAKAPAAQVAVLGYPWILPPTADPSCYAKMPIASGDVPYLRGIQARLNAVIARAAQETGTTYVDFSRTSEGHDACRAAGTRWVEPLLFGTNVVPVHPNALGERRMAEQTLTAVGLG
- a CDS encoding four-helix bundle copper-binding protein, whose product is MTTVKDMLATYPADLGGIDRDRLARCVEECIACAQACTACADACLSEGMVGELTKCIRTDMDCADICEATAAVLSRHTGYDANVTRAILTACATACKACADECSTHADMHEHCRLCAEACRSCEQACNELLRALG
- a CDS encoding Gfo/Idh/MocA family protein — translated: MSETPAVSRRLLLGGAVATGALAAGIAGSAQTASAATGQAPRRRPGQKSMIGVPFDVHRTVRVGVIGLGNRGAGMITGWAAVPGCTVTAVCDIRADRAKRAADRLVSRGEPRPAEFGGSADAYTEMLKRDDIDLVYIATPWEFHHEQGRAALLSGRHAMVELPVATELPELWDLVDTSERTRRHLMLAENCCYGRNELAVLKMAHDGLFGDITNGHGGYLHDLRELLFSDTYYTDSWRRLWHTRSTASLYPMHGLAPIAGAMDINRGDRMTTLRATSTAPKGLADYRERFVPRSHPSWKETYINGDLVTCLIETEKGRTIRAEHDVSSPRPYSRINSLAGSRGIVEDYTGPAPTGARVYLEPDHGGHTWRDFAGYRTEFDHWLWRTVGDDAANNGGHGGMDYVMQWRTVQLMRLGLAPDIDVYDSAAWCAPVPLSAASLARDGRPVEIPDFTRGGWAGTRPGLDSRAVEMPPAS